The Sesamum indicum cultivar Zhongzhi No. 13 linkage group LG6, S_indicum_v1.0, whole genome shotgun sequence genome has a segment encoding these proteins:
- the LOC105164215 gene encoding cytochrome P450 93A3-like, with protein MDLLPLAVSSIIFLLASVFWYSWMLNNSRTELPPGPRGLPILGYLPFLDRNLHLQFTILARKYGQIYKLWLGSKLCIVISSPSLIKQVVRDLDTVFANRDPTIAALLGTGGVDIINSPYGPYWRNLRKVFAHEMLSNASLDASYILRRNEVRRAIRNVHEKIGTGVDIGELIFVTELNAVMSLLWGGTFEGEKRDRIGAEFREKVSKFIELLEKPNLSDFFPVLARFDFQGIVQEMKDLLPSFDEILDYVINDRLKIMDSEQVAGELSNAKRGKDFVQILLELKEQNVAEESMTLTQIKALLMDIIIGGTETTATIVEWAMAEIFHNSQVMRTVQQELDDVVGLNDIVEESHMPKLHYLNAVIKETFRLHPPAPLLLPRRPSQSTVLGGYTIPKGSRVILNVWSNYKDPQVWENPLEFKPERFLNDTYKWDYMGNNFHYLPFGSGRRLCPGLPLAERMVMYLLASFLHSFDWRLPEGENLDLTEKFGLVMKKSKPLVAIPSLRLPDLNMYW; from the exons aTGGATCTGCTTCCTCTTGCAGTTTCCAGcatcatatttcttctagCGTCAGTGTTTTGGTATTCCTGGATGCTCAATAATTCAAGAACGGAATTGCCTCCAGGCCCCCGAGGCCTCCCAATCCTCGGGTACTTGCCCTTTCTAGATAGAAACTTGCACCTTCAGTTCACCATCTTGGCTCGTAAGTACGGCCAAATCTACAAGCTCTGGCTCGGCAGCAAACTATGTATCGTTATCAGCTCGCCATCCCTGATAAAACAGGTAGTTCGCGATCTGGACACGGTTTTCGCCAACCGTGATCCTACTATTGCAGCATTATTAGGCACTGGCGGAGTCGACATTATCAACTCGCCCTACGGGCCCTATTGGCGTAACCTGAGAAAGGTATTTGCACATGAGATGCTGAGTAACGCAAGCCTGGACGCCTCATACATCCTTCGGAGAAACGAGGTCAGAAGGGCGATCAGAAACGTGCACGAAAAGATTGGGACGGGCGTTGATATTGGTGAGCTGATTTTCGTCACTGAGCTCAATGCTGTAATGAGCTTGCTCTGGGGAGGAACGTTTGAAGGGGAGAAGCGCGACAGGATTGGTGCCGAGTTCAGGGAGAAGGTGTCGAAATTCATTGAGCTATTGGAAAAGCCTAACCTGTCTGATTTTTTCCCTGTCTTGGCCAGGTTTGATTTCCAGGGAATTGTGCAGGAAATGAAGGACCTTCTGCCGAGCTTCGATGAGATTCTCGATTATGTTATAAATGATAGGTTGAAGATCATGGATTCTGAGCAGGTTGCGGGAGAACTTTCGAATGCCAAGAGAGGAAAGGACTTCGTGCAGATTCTGCTGGAACTCAAGGAGCAGAATGTTGCTGAGGAATCAATGACTCTCACTCAAATTAAGGCCCTGTTGATG GACATTATCATAGGCGGGACGGAAACGACAGCAACGATTGTTGAGTGGGCTATGGCGGAGATATTCCATAATTCACAGGTAATGAGAACGGTGCAGCAAGAACTAGACGATGTCGTGGGATTGAACGACATCGTAGAAGAATCCCACATGCCCAAACTGCACTACCTGAATGCAGTCATCAAGGAAACATTTCGACTGCATCCGCCAGCGCCCCTGCTACTCCCTAGGCGACCAAGCCAATCCACCGTTCTTGGTGGATACACAATCCCAAAGGGCTCCAGAGTCATCTTGAATGTTTGGTCTAACTATAAGGACCCACAGGTGTGGGAGAATCCATTGGAATTCAAGCCTGAAAGGTTTTTAAACGATACTTACAAATGGGATTACATGGGAAATAATTTTCACTATCTGCCATTTGGATCAGGGAGACGGCTGTGTCCCGGTCTTCCCCTGGCTGAGAGAATGGTTATGTATTTGCTGGCTTCGTTCTTGCACTCGTTTGACTGGCGGTTGCCTGAGGGGGAAAATCTTGATCTAACTGAGAAGTTTGGCCTTGTCATGAAGAAAAGTAAGCCACTTGTTGCTATACCCTCTTTGAGGTTGCCTGATCTGAATATGTATTGGTGA
- the LOC105164267 gene encoding cytochrome P450 76C1-like codes for MDPFYTKALLVSIVLASIFWYIKSSSRLAGKTPPLPPGPQGLPILGYLPFLRSDILQQFTDLARQYGPIYKLRLGSKLTVVIASPSLIKQVVRDQDPIFADRDATVATLVLSGGANDIAFSPQNSNWRLMRKILAREMQSNSSLEASYELRKDEVRNAIRHVYSKIGEPIDVGELAFASELNLVMNLLWGGKIEGEEGKRLGAEFRAVISKVNDLIGTPNVSDYFPVLSRFDFQGIKKKMENQMESVDKILDDVIAEHERPAGVKNEGKKDFVQILLELKKNEDVEMSNITVRQLKAMLHNLIFGGTDTTATTIEFAFSELMNNPEVMNKVQKELSDVVGTNTLVEEFHLPKLHYLQAVIKETMRLHPPVPFLVPRSSNQSAIVGGYTVPKNTRVFINVWAIQRDPSIWDNPMEFRPDRFFIDPQKWDFSGNNFHYLPFGSGRRVCPGLPLAERMVTYLLASFLHSFDWKLRECEKYDVSERFGIVLRKNTPLVAISSPRLSDKNLYV; via the exons ATGGATCCTTTTTACACGAAAGCTCTTTTAGTGTCAATCGTACTAGCATCCATTTTTTGGTACATAAAATCCTCATCACGTCTGGCCGGAAAAACGCCTCCCTTGCCGCCAGGACCCCAGGGCTTGCCAATTCTTGGATATTTGCCGTTTCTGCGCAGTGATATACTCCAGCAGTTTACGGACTTGGCACGGCAATACGGCCCAATATATAAGCTCCGGCTAGGCAGCAAACTGACTGTCGTTATCGCCTCGCCATCCCTGATAAAACAGGTCGTTCGTGATCAAGACCCGATTTTCGCTGATCGTGATGCGACCGTTGCAACACTAGTTCTCAGTGGTGGTGCAAACGATATCGCGTTTTCGCCACAAAATTCCAACTGGCGCTTGATGCGGAAGATATTAGCACGCGAGATGCAAAGTAACAGCAGCCTGGAGGCATCGTACGAGCTCAGGAAGGACGAGGTGAGGAACGCCATCAGACATGTGTATTCCAAGATTGGGGAACCCATTGACGTTGGCGAGTTAGCTTTTGCATCTGAGCTCAATCTTGTGATGAACCTTTTGTGGGGTGGGAAGATTGAAGGGGAAGAGGGTAAGAGGCTTGGAGCGGAGTTCAGGGCCGTGATCTCAAAGGTTAATGATCTGATAGGAACGCCCAATGTCTCTGATTATTTCCCAGTTCTTTCCAGGTTTGATTTCCAgggaataaaaaagaaaatggaaaatcaaATGGAATCTGTCGACAAAATTCTGGACGACGTTATTGCCGAACATGAGAGGCCGGCCGGAGTGAAGAATGAGGGGAAGAAGGACTTTGTCCAAATTCTTTTAGAGCTGAAGAAGAACGAGGATGTGGAAATGTCAAATATCACTGTGAGACAACTCAAGGCCATGTTGCAT AACCTCATATTTGGAGGCACTGACACTACTGCGACGACGATTGAGTTTGCATTTTCTGAGCTTATGAACAATCCCGAGGTCATGAACAAGGtgcaaaaagaattatctGACGTAGTGGGGACAAACACCTTAGTTGAAGAGTTCCACTTGCCCAAATTACATTATCTGCAAGCAGTTATTAAAGAAACAATGCGCTTACATCCTCCAGTGCCCTTCCTAGTTCCAAGGTCTTCGAATCAGTCTGCGATTGTCGGAGGATACACAGTCCCGAAGAACACCAGGGTCTTTATCAACGTATGGGCAATCCAAAGAGATCCTTCCATTTGGGATAATCCAATGGAATTCAGGCCCGATAGGTTCTTCATCGATCCTCAAAAGTGGGATTTTAGTGGCAACAATTTTCATTATCTCCCATTTGGATCCGGGAGAAGAGTATGCCCTGGCCTACCCCTGGCAGAAAGAATGGTAACCTATCTATTGGCTTCGTTTCTGCATTCATTTGACTGGAAACTACGagaatgtgaaaaatatgaCGTGTCCGAGAGATTTGGGATTGTGTTGAGGAAAAACACCCCGTTGGTTGCTATATCCAGTCCCAGATTGTCTGATAAAAACTTGTATGTTTAG